A genomic segment from Maniola jurtina chromosome 16, ilManJurt1.1, whole genome shotgun sequence encodes:
- the LOC123873034 gene encoding neurogenic locus protein delta-like: MNNFILIVILSCVAPVVLPTKYIIPKWKKQPLYRKSAQACELPAVQSEHSHYVCDDKGEPKCHPGWQGDLCDVPICKKGCDPLQGYCKRPGECRCKLGFYGERCNKCIPLPGCQHGYCNVSFECVCRDGWDGIFCSEPMCRSDCHATRGFCESPGECRCRLGWAGPTCRACQVLPGCQHGYCDKPLECKCLPGYTGLLCQTPICAPGCHGERGYCRRPGECRCKVGWTGPYCAQCHPYPGCVNGTCNRPWECICKKGWGGMLCDEELNYCEKNPDTCKNGGQCQSLEAADGHYRCHCQAGISGKHCEKLPDSMMPDNSTEADAPGASEGAEVVEAPVPEVPEEVQEVEEAIAANNTVHTSSSPEPSNDENETE; the protein is encoded by the exons atgaataattttatattgatCGTGATTTTAAGTTGTGTGGCACCCGTGGTGTTGCCAACTAAATATATTATCCCGAAATGGAAAAAACAG CCTCTATATCGCAAGAGTGCGCAGGCGTGCGAGCTGCCGGCGGTGCAGAGCGAGCACAGCCACTACGTGTGTGATGACAAGGGTGAACCCAAGTGTCACCCTGGATGGCAAGGCGACCTGTGTGATGTCCCGATCTGTAAGAAGGGCTGTGATCCTTTACAAG GGTACTGCAAACGTCCTGGCGAATGTCGTTGTAAGCTAGGGTTCTACGGGGAGCGCTGCAACAAGTGCATACCCCTGCCTGGGTGTCAACACGGCTACTGCAATGTGTCATTCGAGTGCGTCTGCAGGGACGGATGGGACGGCATATTCTGTTCTGAAC CTATGTGCCGTTCAGACTGTCACGCCACGCGCGGTTTCTGCGAGTCACCAGGCGAGTGCAGATGCCGCCTTGGCTGGGCAGGCCCGACCTGTCGAGCCTGTCAGGTCCTGCCAGGCTGCCAGCACGGGTACTGCGACAAGCCGCTAGAGTGCAAGTGCTTACCGGGCTACACTGGACTGCTGTGTCAAACAC CAATTTGCGCCCCTGGTTGCCACGGTGAGCGCGGGTACTGCAGACGCCCGGGGGAATGTCGCTGCAAGGTTGGCTGGACTGGGCCGTACTGCGCGCAGTGCCATCCCTACCCTGGTTGCGTGAATGGGACGTGCAACCGCCCCTGGGAGTGCATATGCAAGAAGGGCTGGGGAGGCATGCTTTGCGATGAAG AATTAAACTACTGTGAGAAGAACCCAGACACCTGCAAGAACGGTGGCCAGTGCCAATCACTAGAAGCCGCAGATGGCCACTACAGATGTCACTGCCAAGCTGGTATCAGCGGAAAGCATTGCGAAAAACTCCCCGATAGCATGATGCCTGATAACTCCACTGAAGCAGATGCTCCAGGAGCTTCAGAAGGTGCAGAAG TAGTAGAGGCACCAGTTCCAGAAGTACCAGAGGAAGTACAAGAAGTAGAAGAAGCAATAGCTGCTAATAACACTGTGCATACGAGTTCGTCACCAGAGCCAAGCAATGATGAAAATGAGACTGAATAA